In the Ipomoea triloba cultivar NCNSP0323 chromosome 6, ASM357664v1 genome, one interval contains:
- the LOC116022198 gene encoding protein SIEVE ELEMENT OCCLUSION B-like, translated as MQSPAAAPVHRAVATPDDSAVVKQIEKTHYPNGEEIDALSILNIAKGILDDCKSTPPTKTSEEGEGDSATLTPELQFEVYRLSVQLSYRSLEAREDVQEKTVTLFNMLSSYSWDVKVALILAAYVSSYGEYWLIAQTYRDKDQVAMGMVALLQMSDLLIDDNKKLETLFQPLHKLVKPILDLCYCIVEVKKFFLSVFASSDTRGGFPGLRATVIICSYWIIRSAVICTSYMHSLIVKDPRTTSMDGELDSLARKIQPLRNRLTDQLFKCYKTLDVIDKIEVVGRTLRTNDIDNMKVLKLLVGARDDKQTSVFDLSSEKQVSLETLKNKTVLLLISSTDDILLEKELPFLQEWYAKCDEVQRRQHAIILFPITRGQAKKWTDQSSMISKMFRVPNFYMVDDPRSIDPTVIRVLKEKFLINFQEGPPIVVAVGPSGRVVHPNALPMIWTWGSKAFPLTSQNEESLRNSETSKKVELLIKDLDDKLLEMVKEGQKSICLFGGDNKEWILRFASEAKEVANSLRVTLEMFFLGKSTDSVPKMEMIAPFLYSNKLVSESPKLSGAKMLSFWENLQRMLLSRAQYLSKKNTSVDDDEVLQGLGKLVDKSGREGWAMFIKGNHIALIGDEDVSMKTLSDFTKWKGNLERMGFEGALKDHLERVEGSPSDRPCCHLHFQHELSDEMVENIKCPECHRRLGKSTAFLCHNLMSEIA; from the exons ATGCAGTCACCGGCGGCCGCCCCTGTCCACCGTGCAGTGGCCACTCCCGATGATTCTGCGGTGGTGAAACAAATTGAGAAAACCCATTACCCTAATGGAGAAGAGATCGACGCCCTGTCTATCCTCAATATCGCCAAAGGCATTTTGGATGACTGCAAGAGTACTCCACCCACTAAG acTTCTGAAGAAGGAGAAGGTGACAGTGCCACATTGACACCAGAGCTGCAATTTGAAGTGTACAGGCTTTCCGTCCAG CTTTCGTACAGGAGTTTGGAAGCAAGAGAAGATGTGCAGGAAAAGACTGTGACTCTCTTCAACATGCTCTCAAGCTACTCATGGGATGTTAAGGTGGCACTCATCCTTGCAGCTTATGTTTCCAGCTATGGAGAATATTGGCTTATTGCCCAGACATACAGAGATAAAGATCAAGTAGCCATGGGCATGGTAGCTCTCCTGCAAATGTCTGACCTGCTAATAGACGACAACAAGAAACTAGAGACACTCTTCCAACCTCTTCATAAACTAGTCAAACCCATCCTAGATTTGTGCTACTGCATCGTGGAGGTTAAGAAATTCTTCTTATCTGTTTTTGCTTCTTCAGACACCAGAGGAGGATTTCCTGGGTTAAGAGCCACGGTTATCATCTGTAGCTATTGGATCATTAGATCTGCTGTTATTTGCACGTCATATATGCATTCCCTCATCGTAAAGGATCCTAG GACCACCTCCATGGATGGAGAGCTAGACAGCTTGGCTCGCAAGATTCAACCACTGCGAAATCGTCTAACGGATCAACTCTTCAAATGCTACAAAACACTAG ATGTTATTGACAAGATTGAAGTGGTGGGGCGAACCTTGAGGACTAATGATATTGATAATATGAAAGTCCTTAAGTTGTTAGTTGGTGCCAGGGACGACAAACAGACATCAGTCTTTGACCTCTCCAGTGAAAAACAG GTTAGCTTAGAAACTTTGAAGAACAAGACTGTGCTGCTGTTGATATCAAGCACAGACGACATTTTGTTGGAGAAGGAACTTCCTTTTCTCCAAGAATGGTACGCGAAATGCGATGAAGTCCAAAGGAGGCAGCATGCGATCATCTTGTTTCCCATTACACGAGGCCAAGCCAAGAAATGGACTGATCAGTCGTCCATGATAAGTAAAATGTTTAGAGTGCCTAATTTCTACATGGTAGATGATCCTCGATCCATAGATCCAACCGTCATTCGCGTCCTTAAAGAGAAATTCCTCATCAATTTCCAAGAAGGGCCGCCAATTGTTGTTGCAGTTGGCCCTTCAGGAAGAGTTGTCCATCCTAATGCATTGCCCATGATTTGGACATGGGGATCTAAGGCCTTTCCTCTTACATCCCAAAACGAAGAATCCCTCCGGAACAGCGAGACATCCAAGAAGGTTGAGCTGCTCATAAAAGACCTCGACGACAAATTACTGGAAATG GTTAAGGAAGGCCAAAAATCTATTTGCTTATTCGGAGGGGATAACAAGGAGTGGATTCTTAGGTTCGCCAGCGAGGCAAAAGAAGTTGCTAATTCCCTCCGTGTGACTCTGGAGATGTTCTTTCTGGGAAAAAGCACAGACAGTGTGCCCAAAATGGAGATGATAGCCCCATTTCTGTATTCAAATAAACTGGTTTCCGAATCTCCAAAGCTTTCCGGCGCCAAGATGCTGTCATTCTGGGAAAACCTCCAGCGCATGCTACTCTCCAGGGCGCAATATCTTAGCAAGAAAAACACTagtgttgatgatgatgaagtgCTGCAAGGGTTGGGGAAATTGGTGGACAAGAGTGGACGTGAAGGATGGGCGATGTTCATCAAAGGGAACCACATAGCTTTGATCGGAGACGAGGATGTGAGCATGAAAACCCTGAGTGATTTTACAAAATGGAAGGGAAATTTAGAGCGGATGGGTTTCGAGGGAGCGTTGAAAGATCACTTGGAAAGGGTTGAAGGTAGCCCTTCTGATCGCCCATGTTGCCACCTGCACTTCCAGCATGAATTGAGTGATGAGATGGTAGAGAACATCAAGTGTCCAGAGTGTCATCGGAGATTGGGGAAGTCCACTGCTTTCTTATGCCACAACCTGATGAGTGAAATAGCATGA